One Spinacia oleracea cultivar Varoflay chromosome 4, BTI_SOV_V1, whole genome shotgun sequence DNA segment encodes these proteins:
- the LOC110775472 gene encoding tRNA (guanine(37)-N1)-methyltransferase 1, whose translation MFTNKLMLLRYHSHFLTPPKFSPKFLSSPSSFFLRRIATAAIPSHSLSSTSYGPSLQKGTLPLNPHQNPFLNAANNPPQQTQIPENGGDTLFEEDQFTRVFEIAAIRVPSERCFELEGRLRGHLLNWPRISNIARVPGDEIDGEIQELLMGKQGLLVKDEDGVAVAVSRRVYGKAEGDGEELSGVLYRDKLAKEFNARGFVKFRNLAKISRPNKKKERRTEGKTRVEVGKEGRGKRKSVMVEVVEESENLGVDLSGLLGDEFKGREWKGSTRLLLLDETYAGKKFDELPEAVKAAFTEGSSEATKSSCELVRCNLTLLYDYWSNEEVLRALLPKDMTIPSAFETVGHIAHLNLKDEYLPYKKVIAKVVLDKNKPKIQTVVNKIEAISNDYRTMELEVLAGNHSLVTILSENGLRFQIDLAKVYWNSRLSTERQRLISCFTSEDVLCDVFSGVGPIAISAAKKVKRVYANDLNPYAVDYLERNTVLNKLERKIKVYNMDGRRFIEAIFSSESHSVTQVVMNLPNDAAEFLDAFRGIFRNKPRNTKVTLPMIHVYGFSKAEDPEFDFHERLRVALEEAAVAVEMRRVRAVAPGKWMLCASFVLPEKVAFSKPNVDCK comes from the exons ATGTTCACCAACAAATTGATGCTTCTGCGCTATCACTCTCATTTTCTTACTCCTCCCAAATTCTCCCCCAAATTCCTCTCTTCCCCCTCTTCTTTCTTTCTCCGCCGCATCGCCACCGCTGCAATTCCatctcactctctctcctccacctCCTACGGCCCTTCTCTTCAAAAGGGCACTCTTCCCTTAAACCCCCATCAAAACCCTTTTCTAAATGCCGCTAATAATCCACCCCAACAAACCCAAATCCCCGAAAATGGTGGCGACACCCTGTTTGAGGAGGATCAGTTTACGCGGGTGTTCGAGATTGCTGCTATCCGGGTTCCTTCGGAGAGATGTTTCGAGTTAGAGGGCAGGCTGCGAGGACACTTGCTTAATTGGCCGAGGATTTCGAACATTGCCAGGGTTCCTGGAGATGAAATTGATGGGGAAATTCAAGAGTTGTTGATGGGGAAGCAGGGGTTACTGGTAAAGGATGAAGATGGGGTTGCTGTGGCGGTGAGCCGGAGGGTTTATGGGAAAGCTGAAGGGGATGGGGAAGAATTGAGTGGGGTTTTGTATAGGGATAAGCTTGCTAAGGAGTTTAATGCTAGGGGTTTTGTCAAGTTTAGGAATTTGGCTAAGATTTCGAGGCCTAATAAAAAGAAGGAGAGACGAACGGAGGGGAAGACCCGCGTTGAGGTGGGGAAGGAGGGGAGGGGTAAGAGGAAGAGTGTCATGGTGGAGGTTGTGGAGGAGAGTGAAAATTTGGGTGTTGATTTGAGTGGATTGTTAGGGGATGAGTTTAAAGGAAGGGAGTGGAAAGGGTCTACTAGGTTGTTGCTTTTGGATGAGACTTATGCTGGGAAGAAATTTGATGAGCTTCCTGAAGCTGTTAAG GCAGCTTTTACGGAAGGTTCAAGTGAGGCTACAAAGTCAAGCTGCGAGTTAGTAAGGTGCAATTTAACCTTGTTGTATGATTACTGGTCAAATGAAGAG GTCTTGAGGGCCTTGTTGCCAAAGGATATGACTATTCCTTCTGCTTTTGAAACTGTTGGGCATATTGCACACCTGAACTTAAAAGATGAATATTTACCGTACAAGAAGGTTATTGCAAAG GTAGTTCTGGACAAAAATAAACCAAAGATTCAAACGGTTGTAAATAAAATTGAAGCCATCAGTAACGACTACAGAACAATGGAGCTAGAGGTTCTAGCTGGAAATCATTCCCTTGTTACCATTCTTAGCGAGAATGGGTTACGTTTCCAAATCGACCTTGCGAAAGT CTACTGGAATTCCAGGTTATCAACTGAAAGGCAGAGGCTCATTAGTTGCTTCACAAGTGAAGATGTATTGT GTGATGTTTTCTCTGGGGTTGGTCCAATAGCTATATCTGCAGCAAAGAAAGTGAAACGTGTATATGCAAATGATCTGAATCCTTATGCCGTCGATTATCTGGAAAGAAACACTGTCCTCAACAAGCTTGAGAGGAAAATTAAG gtATATAACATGGATGGTAGAAGATTTATTGAGGCTATATTCTCGAGCGAAAGCCATTCCGTTACACAAGTTGTCATGAATTTGCCAAATGACGCTGCGGAGTTTCTAG ATGCATTTCGTGGGATTTTCAGAAACAAACCTAGGAATACAAAAGTGACCTTGCCGATGATCCATGTTTACGGATTCTCGAAGGCTGAAGATCCAGAGTTTGATTTCCATGAG CGGTTAAGAGTCGCTTTAGAAGAGGCTGCAGTTGCTGTTGAAATGCGCCGTGTTCGCGCTGTTGCACCAGGAAAATGGATGTTGTGCGCCTCGTTTGTACTTCCTGAGAAGGTGGCTTTTAGCAAGCCCAACGTAGACTGTAAATAA